One Microbacterium sp. W4I20 DNA window includes the following coding sequences:
- the solA gene encoding N-methyl-L-tryptophan oxidase, translated as MTQGYSHIVIGAGAIGSAAAYWLARAGAERVLVLEQFELGHALGSSGDHSRIIRRAYHRDDYTKLTDAMFAAWAEVEERSGLKVYTQTGGVDLAVADSSGAAEIDDYRRAMDAVGIPYDELTIDDIRAQYPQWNVSDDTIGIHQADAGILDIRRSVSAHVSLAKAAGVEFRSGVVVTGVRVDDTGVTVSTSDESFDGAHLVVAAGSWLGDLMPDLGLSFALTLSQEQVGYFSSPHLSDFTPDRFPIWIHHSDEVHYGFPVYGEAAIKLARDMRGHFISPSERSFVPDDDEPERLRAFLRTHLPGADGPLLLSKTCVYDMPADRDFVLDTVPGHPHVAVFNGAGHAGKFASLVGRILSDLLTVGRTEHDISAFSLTRPAIVDPDFVPLFRLGAGDGAVGASARVE; from the coding sequence ATGACCCAGGGATACTCCCACATCGTCATCGGCGCGGGTGCCATCGGATCCGCCGCCGCGTACTGGCTGGCGCGCGCGGGTGCGGAACGCGTGCTCGTGCTCGAACAGTTCGAGCTCGGCCACGCGCTCGGATCGTCCGGCGACCACTCGCGGATCATCCGTCGGGCCTATCATCGCGACGATTACACGAAGCTCACCGATGCGATGTTCGCCGCGTGGGCCGAGGTCGAGGAGCGCTCGGGCCTGAAGGTCTACACGCAGACCGGAGGCGTCGATCTCGCGGTCGCGGACAGCTCCGGCGCGGCGGAGATCGACGACTATCGTCGGGCGATGGATGCGGTCGGCATCCCCTACGACGAACTGACGATCGACGACATCCGCGCCCAGTATCCGCAGTGGAACGTCTCGGACGACACGATCGGGATCCATCAGGCGGATGCCGGCATCCTCGACATCCGCCGATCCGTGTCGGCCCATGTGTCGCTCGCGAAGGCCGCCGGTGTCGAGTTCCGCTCCGGTGTCGTCGTGACCGGGGTGCGTGTCGACGACACCGGGGTCACCGTCTCGACCTCCGACGAATCGTTCGACGGTGCCCACCTCGTCGTCGCCGCGGGCTCCTGGCTCGGTGATCTCATGCCAGACCTTGGCCTGTCGTTCGCCCTCACCCTGAGCCAGGAGCAGGTGGGGTACTTCTCCTCGCCGCACCTCTCGGACTTCACGCCCGACCGGTTCCCGATCTGGATCCACCACAGCGATGAGGTGCACTACGGCTTCCCCGTCTACGGGGAGGCGGCGATCAAGCTCGCGCGCGACATGCGCGGCCACTTCATCTCACCCTCGGAGCGGTCGTTCGTTCCGGACGACGACGAGCCCGAGCGGCTTCGTGCCTTCCTCCGCACGCATCTACCCGGCGCCGACGGACCGCTGCTGCTGAGCAAGACGTGCGTGTACGACATGCCGGCCGACAGAGACTTCGTGCTCGACACCGTGCCCGGCCACCCTCACGTCGCCGTGTTCAACGGCGCAGGGCACGCGGGGAAGTTCGCGAGCCTGGTCGGACGGATCCTCTCCGACCTGTTGACGGTCGGCCGCACAGAGCACGACATCTCTGCCTTCAGCCTGACGCGACCGGCGATCGTCGACCCCGACTTCGTGCCGCTCTTCCGGCTCGGGGCCGGCGATGGGGCGGTCGGGGCGTCGGCCCGGGTGGAGTGA
- a CDS encoding LysR family transcriptional regulator translates to MPDIGAREPTIQQLRCFLVLAEELHFGRAAERLHISQPPLSRHIQSLESAVGVRLLDRAGRRVDLTPAGEVFRRECEQVLRRLDRGVRMARQVASGQAGDLVIGYVEPVGIDLLPRVLGDFRVLHPDHNLRLVEMHTLAQVEALSDGRIDCALLRTTTSSSADLEFDTVWKDELVIALSERHALARADVDRLPLSELMDEPLVVYENSLGVGMLTATLAACSDAGFSPTIAHTASSTPMLLSLVAGGEGVALVSSEIAKVPRPGIVFRTIDGPRVTSDVLMGWRRNEYSPALADLRQLLRTKSLRR, encoded by the coding sequence GTGCCAGACATCGGTGCCAGGGAACCAACGATCCAGCAATTGCGCTGCTTCCTCGTACTGGCAGAAGAACTGCACTTCGGCCGCGCCGCGGAACGGCTGCACATCAGTCAGCCGCCGCTCTCGCGTCACATCCAGAGCCTCGAGAGCGCGGTCGGCGTCAGGCTGCTCGACCGCGCCGGCCGCCGCGTGGACCTCACCCCCGCCGGCGAGGTGTTCCGAAGAGAATGCGAGCAGGTACTGCGGCGGCTCGACCGCGGAGTGCGCATGGCACGACAGGTCGCAAGCGGACAAGCCGGAGACCTCGTGATCGGATACGTCGAGCCCGTCGGCATCGATCTTCTTCCGCGAGTGCTCGGCGACTTCCGCGTTCTCCACCCCGACCACAATCTCAGGCTCGTCGAGATGCACACCCTCGCTCAGGTCGAGGCGCTATCGGACGGGCGGATCGACTGCGCGCTCCTGCGGACCACGACGAGTTCCTCCGCCGATCTCGAGTTCGACACGGTGTGGAAGGACGAACTCGTCATCGCACTCTCGGAGCGCCACGCCCTGGCTCGGGCAGACGTCGATCGGCTGCCTCTGAGCGAGCTCATGGACGAACCGCTGGTCGTCTACGAGAACTCCCTCGGGGTCGGCATGCTCACCGCGACGCTGGCCGCCTGTTCGGACGCGGGCTTCAGTCCGACGATCGCGCACACCGCAAGCAGCACGCCGATGCTGCTGTCCCTCGTCGCCGGCGGCGAAGGCGTGGCACTCGTCTCGAGCGAGATCGCCAAGGTTCCCCGACCGGGCATCGTGTTCCGGACCATAGATGGCCCCCGCGTCACTTCGGATGTGCTGATGGGATGGCGGCGCAACGAGTACTCGCCCGCCCTCGCGGATCTCCGCCAACTGCTGCGGACGAAGAGCCTGCGTCGATGA
- a CDS encoding dihydrodipicolinate synthase family protein, whose amino-acid sequence MNRDDVQWRGYFSALPTPFTQQGSLDVTAVQETTELFIGQGVHGLLVNGSTGEWTAQTVDERRHVAELVIAAARGRVPVLVSATSPDLATSIALIRHAESAGADSVLLTPPPGARLTDAELDRHYRTAFGETGLASWLYNFPQESNSNLSIPLIEKLAEIDNVVAIKQSTPDDREFYATIRAVGDRLVVFGHMLSRVGLALIHSGQGGDGHFGSGMPLGAEMPRFFEHAWRGEIDEAGRIADLYAQLMSALRSGGDDYNWRYGGMQAALKAVMNLQGQPGGYPREPKLPITDYDALEAIATALREVGIDLKDQRAPHA is encoded by the coding sequence ATGAACCGGGACGATGTCCAGTGGCGAGGTTACTTCTCGGCACTTCCGACACCTTTCACGCAGCAGGGTTCCCTGGACGTCACAGCCGTGCAGGAGACCACCGAGCTCTTCATCGGTCAGGGCGTGCACGGCCTGCTCGTCAACGGCAGCACCGGAGAGTGGACCGCCCAGACGGTCGATGAACGCCGGCACGTCGCCGAACTGGTGATCGCTGCGGCACGGGGCCGCGTCCCCGTGCTCGTGAGTGCGACCTCCCCCGACCTCGCCACCTCGATCGCACTCATCCGGCACGCCGAGTCCGCGGGCGCCGACTCCGTGTTGCTGACTCCTCCTCCCGGTGCGAGGCTCACCGACGCCGAGCTCGATCGGCACTACCGGACAGCATTCGGCGAGACAGGTCTCGCGAGCTGGCTGTACAACTTCCCGCAGGAGAGCAACAGCAACCTGTCGATCCCGCTGATCGAGAAGCTCGCCGAGATCGACAACGTGGTCGCGATCAAGCAGAGCACCCCGGACGACCGGGAGTTCTACGCGACGATCCGCGCAGTCGGCGACCGTCTGGTGGTGTTCGGGCACATGCTCTCGCGCGTGGGTCTCGCGTTGATCCACAGCGGCCAGGGCGGTGACGGCCACTTCGGATCCGGCATGCCGCTCGGGGCCGAGATGCCCCGATTCTTCGAACATGCCTGGCGCGGAGAGATCGATGAGGCCGGCAGGATCGCCGACCTGTACGCGCAGCTCATGAGCGCTCTTCGCAGCGGGGGAGACGACTACAACTGGCGGTACGGCGGGATGCAGGCGGCACTGAAGGCGGTCATGAACCTTCAGGGTCAGCCGGGGGGCTACCCCCGCGAGCCGAAGCTGCCGATCACCGACTACGACGCCCTCGAAGCCATCGCCACAGCCCTCCGCGAGGTGGGCATCGACCTCAAGGACCAGCGTGCGCCCCATGCCTGA
- a CDS encoding alpha-hydroxy acid oxidase, whose translation MPELIHPLDAYRAQAQQRMDPAAWAYLNGGAVDELSVQRNTDLFREIRLVPRVGVDVGHLLTSQQMFGIDVAFPLLLAPTALQRLFSDAGEQGTVEGARSTDTVTVISMESSVATRELAESAGPFLQHLYIQRDRKLTEDLVRMAEETGARGIVVTLDNPVPGIRYRQDAGMTALPAGIGRANLESGGVPTLTGGYLDPTVTWADIEWLVSLTDLPVIGKGILHPDDADRAVRAGVGGVIVSNHGGRNIDTVAHPMECVRAVTESVAGRVPVLLDGGIRRGTDILKALALGADAVLIGRPYVWGLAAAGAAGVADVIRILQDEFHAAMAMCGAATLADITPALILGSDQ comes from the coding sequence ATGCCTGAGCTCATCCACCCCCTCGACGCGTACCGGGCCCAGGCCCAGCAGCGAATGGACCCCGCAGCGTGGGCATACCTCAACGGCGGCGCCGTGGATGAGTTGTCGGTCCAGCGCAACACCGACCTCTTCCGCGAGATCCGGCTCGTGCCCCGCGTGGGTGTCGACGTCGGACATCTCCTGACGTCGCAGCAGATGTTCGGCATCGATGTCGCGTTCCCTCTCCTGCTCGCCCCGACCGCCCTGCAGCGCCTGTTCTCGGATGCCGGCGAACAGGGCACCGTGGAGGGAGCCAGGTCGACGGACACCGTCACGGTGATCAGCATGGAATCCAGCGTCGCCACTCGCGAGCTGGCGGAATCGGCCGGGCCGTTCCTTCAGCACCTCTACATCCAGCGCGACCGGAAGCTGACCGAGGATCTCGTCCGCATGGCGGAGGAGACCGGCGCGCGGGGGATCGTGGTCACCCTCGACAACCCGGTCCCCGGCATCCGGTATCGACAGGACGCCGGGATGACGGCACTCCCCGCTGGCATCGGTCGCGCGAACCTCGAATCCGGTGGAGTACCCACGCTCACCGGTGGGTACCTCGACCCCACCGTGACCTGGGCGGATATCGAATGGCTCGTCTCGCTCACCGATCTGCCCGTGATCGGAAAGGGGATCCTGCACCCGGATGATGCCGATCGCGCCGTCCGGGCGGGTGTCGGCGGAGTCATCGTCTCGAATCATGGCGGACGCAACATCGACACCGTCGCACACCCGATGGAATGCGTCCGCGCCGTCACGGAATCCGTCGCGGGCCGCGTTCCCGTTCTTCTCGACGGAGGCATCCGCCGGGGAACCGACATCCTCAAGGCCCTGGCCCTCGGCGCCGACGCGGTGCTGATCGGCCGGCCGTATGTCTGGGGACTGGCGGCAGCGGGCGCAGCGGGCGTCGCCGACGTCATCCGCATTCTGCAGGACGAGTTCCACGCCGCCATGGCGATGTGCGGAGCCGCCACCCTCGCCGACATCACCCCCGCCCTCATCCTCGGAAGCGACCAGTGA
- a CDS encoding RidA family protein, with protein MDRQIVTTTEAPAIGAQFALSQGMRIGPFLQTSGQVGQDPTTGEVVSGGFADQVQQTLVNVTAILRAGGASLRDVLMMRVYVREARDLPEMNRVYSEFVGATKPPRTTIVTGLPGPFLVEIDALAVVNQA; from the coding sequence ATGGACCGTCAGATCGTCACCACCACCGAAGCCCCCGCCATCGGCGCGCAGTTCGCACTCAGCCAGGGAATGCGCATCGGCCCGTTTCTGCAGACCTCCGGCCAGGTCGGTCAGGACCCGACGACCGGAGAGGTCGTTTCCGGCGGCTTCGCCGACCAGGTGCAGCAGACTCTCGTCAACGTCACGGCGATCCTCCGTGCCGGCGGCGCCTCTCTCCGGGACGTCCTCATGATGCGGGTGTACGTCCGCGAGGCGAGAGACCTCCCCGAGATGAACCGCGTCTACAGCGAGTTCGTCGGTGCCACCAAGCCGCCCCGCACGACGATCGTGACAGGACTCCCCGGGCCCTTCCTCGTCGAGATCGACGCCCTCGCCGTCGTCAACCAGGCCTAG
- a CDS encoding transporter substrate-binding domain-containing protein, with amino-acid sequence MNTMKTMLGSVAAATLVLALSACGSSAPGDEDISQPLKIGVINNFPPFEYVEDGELTGFDVELVNAILDEEDLEGEWVVMGFDGLIPALQSGQIDLAVSDISVNEERKAVVDFSDPYYNDGQAIAVKAGSDIESFDDLAGKTIVSTQGTSGNVAAQKVAEEYGATVQTLASSDALYLAVTSGQADALVIDTSAIQYRIATDGETPSIQMLDEPIESAPTAIAIPRGNEALVERLNSGLKKIQENGTYDELRAKYLPED; translated from the coding sequence ATGAACACGATGAAGACAATGCTCGGCAGCGTCGCCGCGGCAACGCTGGTCCTCGCACTCTCCGCGTGCGGGTCCTCTGCCCCCGGCGATGAGGACATCTCGCAGCCCCTGAAGATCGGGGTCATCAACAACTTCCCGCCGTTCGAGTATGTCGAGGACGGTGAGCTCACGGGCTTCGACGTGGAGCTGGTGAATGCCATCCTCGACGAGGAGGACCTCGAGGGCGAGTGGGTGGTCATGGGGTTCGACGGACTGATCCCCGCACTGCAGTCAGGACAGATCGACCTCGCCGTGTCCGACATCTCGGTCAACGAGGAGCGCAAGGCCGTCGTCGACTTCAGCGACCCCTATTACAACGACGGCCAAGCCATCGCCGTGAAGGCGGGGAGTGACATCGAGTCCTTCGACGATCTCGCGGGGAAGACCATCGTGTCGACCCAGGGCACGAGCGGCAACGTCGCGGCGCAGAAGGTGGCCGAGGAATACGGGGCCACCGTCCAGACGCTCGCGTCGAGTGACGCGCTCTACCTCGCGGTGACGTCCGGTCAGGCCGATGCCCTGGTGATCGACACCTCGGCGATCCAGTACCGGATCGCTACCGACGGCGAGACGCCCAGCATCCAGATGCTCGATGAGCCCATCGAATCGGCTCCGACGGCGATCGCCATCCCTCGCGGCAACGAAGCGCTCGTGGAGCGCCTGAACTCCGGACTGAAGAAGATCCAGGAGAATGGCACCTACGACGAGCTCCGCGCGAAGTACCTGCCTGAGGACTGA
- a CDS encoding amino acid ABC transporter permease, which yields MPEFLHVMIDALPVLLEGLGLTVYLAVVSLALATVIGLISGLMTLSHRMWLYGPARFYVNLIRGTPLLVQILFIYFGLPAVMNVKLSPMVAGVIAISFHIGAYVSEVFRAGIESVDKGQTEAGRSLGMTHTQTMRKIIIPQAVRSMIPPMMNQFIMGVKDTSLLAVIGVAELTQRGQSIYAVNYRAFEILTLVALIYFILTYTLYRLSRVVERKFGAMR from the coding sequence ATGCCCGAGTTCTTGCACGTCATGATCGACGCCCTCCCCGTGCTGCTGGAGGGCCTGGGGCTCACCGTCTACCTGGCGGTCGTGTCGCTCGCGCTCGCCACCGTGATCGGCCTGATCAGCGGCCTCATGACCCTCTCTCACCGCATGTGGCTCTACGGGCCCGCGCGCTTCTACGTGAATCTCATCCGCGGCACTCCGCTCCTCGTGCAGATCCTCTTCATCTACTTCGGACTTCCCGCCGTGATGAACGTGAAGCTCTCCCCCATGGTCGCCGGCGTCATCGCGATCAGCTTCCACATCGGCGCGTATGTGTCGGAGGTCTTCCGCGCCGGTATCGAGTCGGTCGACAAGGGGCAGACCGAGGCGGGTCGATCCCTCGGGATGACCCACACCCAGACCATGCGGAAGATCATCATCCCGCAGGCTGTCCGCAGCATGATCCCGCCCATGATGAATCAGTTCATCATGGGCGTGAAGGACACTTCCCTCCTGGCCGTGATCGGCGTCGCAGAGCTCACTCAGCGCGGCCAGAGCATCTACGCGGTCAACTATCGAGCCTTCGAGATCCTGACTCTCGTCGCGCTCATCTACTTCATCCTCACCTACACCCTTTACCGGCTCTCGCGAGTCGTCGAGAGAAAGTTCGGGGCCATGCGATGA
- a CDS encoding amino acid ABC transporter ATP-binding protein, whose product MIQARDLRKSFGENEVIRGVDLDVEQSTVKCIIGPSGSGKSTVLRCLNLLEVPTSGSIAIEGEDILAKNANVNRIRQRMGMVFQRFNLFPHLTVADNVAIAPVMVAGISRDEARERTRLLLDQVGLADKTDAYPSSLSGGQQQRVAIARALAMQPHVMLFDEPTSALDPEMVREVLDVMKELVVSGMTMVVVTHEMGFAREVADEVIFFEQGRIVESAPPSQLFDHPAEERTRSFLSKVLH is encoded by the coding sequence ATGATCCAGGCACGTGACCTGCGCAAGTCGTTCGGAGAGAACGAGGTCATCCGCGGCGTCGACCTCGACGTCGAGCAGTCCACCGTCAAATGCATCATCGGCCCCTCCGGCTCAGGAAAGAGCACGGTACTGCGATGCCTCAATCTGCTCGAAGTGCCCACTTCCGGTTCGATCGCCATCGAAGGCGAGGACATCCTCGCGAAGAATGCGAACGTCAACCGGATTCGGCAGCGGATGGGGATGGTCTTCCAGCGCTTCAACCTCTTCCCCCATCTCACGGTCGCCGACAACGTCGCCATCGCGCCCGTCATGGTCGCCGGGATCAGCAGAGATGAGGCTCGCGAGAGGACCCGTCTGCTCCTCGACCAGGTCGGTCTCGCGGACAAGACCGATGCCTACCCGTCCAGCCTCTCCGGCGGTCAGCAACAGCGCGTCGCGATCGCCCGCGCCCTGGCCATGCAGCCCCACGTCATGCTGTTCGATGAGCCGACGAGCGCCCTGGACCCCGAGATGGTGAGAGAGGTGCTCGACGTCATGAAGGAACTCGTCGTGTCGGGCATGACCATGGTCGTGGTCACCCACGAGATGGGCTTCGCCCGCGAGGTCGCGGATGAGGTGATCTTCTTCGAGCAGGGGAGGATCGTCGAATCGGCGCCGCCCAGTCAACTGTTCGACCACCCGGCGGAGGAGCGGACCCGGAGTTTCCTATCGAAGGTCCTGCACTGA